TACTCAGCATTCGCAGAAGCGAGCCGACGGTTGTGAATCTCACCTTAAatccttccaatttttctctcaatctgTCATAGTTTTCTCTGTTTTCTTGTAACTCAGAGAATATCGGCTTTAAACTAAAAGCTGCGCTATTGCCGTGACAAGCGTGCGTCTGCCCTCTGCTACCAGGTGCACTCTCACTGGTGACGCTGGAACATTCCGAACCTTCTTCGGAGGGAAATTTGATGGCAACGGCACTGTGAGTCGAACCAAGGCTGCATCCGCCAGGAAGTGTGGCCGAGCCATGgtgcgttttttcttcttccacacTGCCGTTGTCTccgttacctgcacgtggtGTATCGTTTACATAAAAAGTTGAGCCATCTGTAGACACAGACGTCAACGGTTAGAACATTGTGGGAAGTTATAAAACTGGCAATGGGGGAAATAGGGATACGGTATTGGAAGAATGAAAGGATAGGAAAGCGTGCATCTCCTAATATTCCGATAGACAAAGTCTATCGCAAAGTATAAACTGATCACTTTTGTATCGAATTACTTACTGGTGTCGACTGTGACGGCACCAAGGGGAAATGGCAAAACAATTTATAACGCAAGATATCGACAAAAACTTAACGAAACTCTTTGAGGATGATAAATGAAAGGTAAGGTGTCGTAAACTCTGGTGTAAAAGACTTACGTGATAACGTATTTATGTTGTCAGCGCTGCCGAACTTGTTTTTTATAAGGTGCGCAAATTCTCTCGGCTTTGACATGACACTCCTTAAAAATGAGGGAACAGTTTTGGTGgccgttgtaaaaaaaaatctttttcacatcatggaaagttttgaaaattttgtataaaaactaaaagagaaatttaattaagacactcaccctgaaaaaccagTGATACCGTCCCTGATATTACCACCAACGTTTCTGTAAAGTGCAAAGGATGTGATGACAGTCGGATATTTTTATACCTCCGATAATGGAGTAAAAAGTCTGAACTCACTTAAGCCCTTGTCCCATATCGCGCAGAACCTCCCTAGGCTGTCTATGGCTAGTGGGAGCACCGTGTACCTCATAATCTTTAAGTTTCTTTGTGTAactttctagttttttttgcaattgcgATATACTGTGAGCAgacttctgattttttttctcaaaaacagCTTTTATTCTGGTAAGCTGTTGCTTGTCTGCATTAGCAGCCAGCTTCAAATATTCGTTCACGTTGTCTGAAAAAAGTGGATTCGTTACTGGTTTTTTGAGTCGCCGGTAACAGAGCTTTGTCACTCCGCCGATAATCAGCCCTCGGAGATTTTCGCTTACCGTCTCGCGTCGTTTGTTCTATCCGTATGAGTTCTCTggttttcgatattttcgtttGCAAATGTTCCATGGCCTGTCGCCCCCGGCTTTCGCTAGAGTCCACATCGTCGTTGATTAATTCTGAAGATCCGTTCGAAAGAAAGGATTGCGTGGGATGGTAGGCCTCctgaaatttacgaaaataaGCAAACGATCCTACAAACTATCGATTACTTGACCACGATAACATCACCCCTTCGTCATCCGTAGGCGGATTGACATTGGAAACAAAATCGTCGAGTTCGGAAGGAACTTGACTTGCTGCCGGATCGTCGGTGGTTTCTCCAACCCGGGCAACTGCACCGGGAGACCTTTGCCTTCCGGTGCCCTTCAtgcctcctccacctcctccgctACTTCCGCTACCTGTACTTCCCTCTCCGGATTGGTAACTGAAAAACATCAGAGAGATCATTGCAGGCCGTGTCAATGTTATAGCTAACAGTTATTGGTGGACCTTTCAATGAATATCATATCTAAAGATTATTACGAGAGTTTTTCGAGAATAGAAAGACAAATAGACATCAAACATTGCCCACTGATATATCTGGCTCCTAACAGATAAGAGAGTTCTTATCTAAAAAATTGAGTGTATCCGTCGGTTACCTATGGCTTGAAAATAAGAAGTAACCGTAACATATCTTTCTCTGCTTTGAAAACAGAAACATGGTCGCTCCGTATCTAACGACTGAGCcgataacgaaataaaacagaaattgaaaaatattgaacatGAAAATGACCAAAGTGCTCACGTGGTAACATTCCGAGACTTCTGTACAGGATCCAGGTTGGCTGGGAGATGTTGGCGTTGTGTTTGAGAAGTCGAGCTAATTCCTGGACTAGGCGAGGTGCTTCGGGAGCTGTTTTTGCTTGACGGTGCAACCGACAAGCTAGCCAttcctttcttctttgatGAATCCGTTAGTGTTTCGGTCTCTAGTTTGCATCGGTAATGGATTGAACTTTACAGCTTGGACTTGGAACAATGGCGAGAACTAGAGATTCTGAAATCGGTTGTACAGGCATTTATCAAAGGTATACTACGCAAGAATAAGCCCAGGAACAGAGTTATCGATTGACAATGAATCAAATTAAATTGCATGGATCATATACGAGATAACGTGGTTATTGTCGTCATTAAGTCACGAGACATCGATGATCAACTACGATTACTCACTACTTGTGGGTGGAAGACTGGGTGTACCGTCATAACTTAT
This region of Athalia rosae chromosome 7, iyAthRosa1.1, whole genome shotgun sequence genomic DNA includes:
- the LOC105684722 gene encoding transmembrane and coiled-coil domains protein 2 isoform X2, encoding MASLSVAPSSKNSSRSTSPSPGISSTSQTQRQHLPANLDPVQKSRNVTTYQSGEGSTGSGSSGGGGGGMKGTGRQRSPGAVARVGETTDDPAASQVPSELDDFVSNVNPPTDDEGEAYHPTQSFLSNGSSELINDDVDSSESRGRQAMEHLQTKISKTRELIRIEQTTRDDNVNEYLKLAANADKQQLTRIKAVFEKKNQKSAHSISQLQKKLESYTKKLKDYEVHGAPTSHRQPREVLRDMGQGLKNVGGNIRDGITGFSGSVMSKPREFAHLIKNKFGSADNINTLSHGSTFYVNDTPRAGNGDNGSVEEEKTHHGSATLPGGCSLGSTHSAVAIKFPSEEGSECSSVTSESAPGSRGQTHACHGNSAAFSLKPIFSELQENRENYDRLREKLEGFKVLQQEVAYLSHALQEERFRCERLEEQVNDLTELHQNEIENLKQTITDMEEKVQYQSEDRLRDIHEILESCQTKIWKMEHQQQQHQQYVTLEGLDNSNARALVVKLINVVLTVLQVVLLLVATGAGIMMPFLRTRVRILTTTLVVLGIVFVLKQWPEVHDVGSHLMRHLKQTLAVK
- the LOC105684722 gene encoding transmembrane and coiled-coil domains protein 2 isoform X4, yielding MASLSVAPSSKNSSRSTSPSPGISSTSQTQRQHLPANLDPVQKSRNVTTYQSGEGSTGSGSSGGGGGGMKGTGRQRSPGAVARVGETTDDPAASQVPSELDDFVSNVNPPTDDEGEAYHPTQSFLSNGSSELINDDVDSSESRGRQAMEHLQTKISKTRELIRIEQTTRDDNVNEYLKLAANADKQQLTRIKAVFEKKNQKSAHSISQLQKKLESYTKKLKDYEVHGAPTSHRQPREVLRDMGQGLKNVGGNIRDGITGFSGSVMSKPREFAHLIKNKFGSADNINTLSHGSTFYVNDTPRAGNGDNGSVEEEKTHHGSATLPGGCSLGSTHSAVAIKFPSEEGSECSSVTSESAPGSRGQTHACHGNSAAFSLKPIFSELQENRENYDRLREKLEGFKVLQQEVAYLSHALQEERFRCERLEEQVNDLTELHQNEIENLKQTITDMEEKVQYQSEDRLRDIHEILESCQTKIWKMEHQQQQHQQYVTLEGLDNSNARALVVKLINVVLTVLQVVLLLVATGAGIMMPFLRTSFLSKQTQPPESLI
- the LOC105684722 gene encoding transmembrane and coiled-coil domains protein 2 isoform X3, encoding MASLSVAPSSKNSSRSTSPSPGISSTSQTQRQHLPANLDPVQKSRNVTTYQSGEGSTGSGSSGGGGGGMKGTGRQRSPGAVARVGETTDDPAASQVPSELDDFVSNVNPPTDDEGEAYHPTQSFLSNGSSELINDDVDSSESRGRQAMEHLQTKISKTRELIRIEQTTRDDNVNEYLKLAANADKQQLTRIKAVFEKKNQKSAHSISQLQKKLESYTKKLKDYEVHGAPTSHRQPREVLRDMGQGLKNVGGNIRDGITGFSGSVMSKPREFAHLIKNKFGSADNINTLSRNGDNGSVEEEKTHHGSATLPGGCSLGSTHSAVAIKFPSEEGSECSSVTSESAPGSRGQTHACHGNSAAFSLKPIFSELQENRENYDRLREKLEGFKVLQQEVAYLSHALQEERFRCERLEEQVNDLTELHQNEIENLKQTITDMEEKVQYQSEDRLRDIHEILESCQTKIWKMEHQQQQHQQYVTLEGLDNSNARALVVKLINVVLTVLQVVLLLVATGAGIMMPFLRTSCTKPHCFMCRVRILTTTLVVLGIVFVLKQWPEVHDVGSHLMRHLKQTLAVK
- the LOC105684722 gene encoding transmembrane and coiled-coil domains protein 2 isoform X1, producing the protein MASLSVAPSSKNSSRSTSPSPGISSTSQTQRQHLPANLDPVQKSRNVTTYQSGEGSTGSGSSGGGGGGMKGTGRQRSPGAVARVGETTDDPAASQVPSELDDFVSNVNPPTDDEGEAYHPTQSFLSNGSSELINDDVDSSESRGRQAMEHLQTKISKTRELIRIEQTTRDDNVNEYLKLAANADKQQLTRIKAVFEKKNQKSAHSISQLQKKLESYTKKLKDYEVHGAPTSHRQPREVLRDMGQGLKNVGGNIRDGITGFSGSVMSKPREFAHLIKNKFGSADNINTLSHGSTFYVNDTPRAGNGDNGSVEEEKTHHGSATLPGGCSLGSTHSAVAIKFPSEEGSECSSVTSESAPGSRGQTHACHGNSAAFSLKPIFSELQENRENYDRLREKLEGFKVLQQEVAYLSHALQEERFRCERLEEQVNDLTELHQNEIENLKQTITDMEEKVQYQSEDRLRDIHEILESCQTKIWKMEHQQQQHQQYVTLEGLDNSNARALVVKLINVVLTVLQVVLLLVATGAGIMMPFLRTSCTKPHCFMCRVRILTTTLVVLGIVFVLKQWPEVHDVGSHLMRHLKQTLAVK